In a single window of the Gloeocapsa sp. DLM2.Bin57 genome:
- a CDS encoding transglutaminase, translating into SQKSGKIHVFDRETGKEITYFYAPGIGVENITIKDEQLWVSDNLEQTVYCLDRATGQIIYSMLTPFQSPTGLSFYTEESTEKETLYVTYAFREPYIRDNPNRDPSHEMQYRDQTFIHPLYFHYYEDKKYTLSNGYRVEMTYVEEISPLDQVNLQNLEWRIALPTDTNRQKVIKVEAIGIPFTEEVNSEGQKIAVFKFEHLTGDTRCIFGWRAVIELWSLKYQITPRDCESLPPLSEEYQQRYLLDDDDLAMNTEIIQRAAQEAINKETNLLRQVYNIRTYVYDRLSYGMKPHIDTPDIALKRGVGSCGEYLGILLALSRLNGIACRTVGRYKCPQNPEQKNIPLIPDYNHVWMEFYLPGFGWLPMESNPDDLFDGGPYPNRFFMGIAWYHAEMAKGVPFEKVTTQGVPLKEINMSIGELALNHVQFVILEELIPQ; encoded by the coding sequence GTTCTCAAAAAAGCGGTAAAATACACGTTTTCGACAGAGAAACAGGCAAAGAAATTACCTATTTTTATGCTCCAGGAATTGGAGTAGAAAATATCACGATTAAAGATGAGCAACTCTGGGTATCAGACAATCTCGAACAAACGGTTTATTGTCTCGACCGTGCCACAGGGCAAATAATTTACAGTATGTTGACCCCTTTTCAATCTCCTACGGGGTTAAGTTTTTATACGGAGGAAAGTACAGAAAAAGAAACCCTCTATGTAACCTACGCTTTTAGAGAACCCTATATTCGAGATAACCCTAATCGCGATCCCAGTCATGAAATGCAGTATCGGGATCAAACCTTCATACATCCTCTCTATTTCCATTACTACGAAGATAAAAAATATACCCTTTCTAACGGTTATCGAGTAGAAATGACCTATGTAGAAGAGATTTCACCCCTAGATCAAGTTAACCTACAGAATCTAGAATGGCGTATCGCTTTACCCACAGATACCAATCGTCAAAAAGTCATCAAAGTCGAAGCGATCGGAATACCCTTTACCGAAGAGGTTAACTCTGAAGGACAAAAAATAGCCGTTTTTAAATTTGAGCACCTCACAGGAGATACCCGCTGTATTTTCGGTTGGCGCGCGGTTATAGAATTATGGAGTCTCAAATATCAAATCACCCCTAGAGATTGCGAATCACTTCCCCCACTGTCGGAAGAATATCAACAGCGTTATCTGTTAGATGATGACGATTTAGCTATGAATACAGAAATAATCCAAAGAGCAGCCCAAGAAGCGATTAATAAAGAAACTAATTTATTACGTCAAGTCTATAACATCCGTACCTACGTTTACGATCGCCTCTCCTACGGAATGAAACCCCATATTGATACTCCAGATATAGCACTGAAACGCGGAGTAGGTTCATGTGGTGAATATTTAGGGATCTTATTAGCCTTATCTCGTTTAAATGGGATTGCTTGTCGTACCGTCGGTAGATATAAATGTCCCCAAAATCCCGAACAGAAAAACATCCCTCTGATACCTGATTATAATCACGTCTGGATGGAATTTTACCTACCTGGTTTTGGTTGGTTACCCATGGAATCTAACCCCGACGATTTATTTGATGGAGGACCATATCCTAACCGCTTTTTTATGGGTATAGCTTGGTATCATGCAGAAATGGCAAAAGGTGTACCCTTTGAAAAAGTAACCACTCAGGGAGTTCCCCTCAAGGAAATCAATATGTCTATTGGGGAATTAGCACTTAATCACGTCCAATTTGTTATTCTCGAAGAATTAATCCCTCAATAA